A region of Planococcus sp. MSAK28401 DNA encodes the following proteins:
- a CDS encoding MarR family winged helix-turn-helix transcriptional regulator: MEFSNQNLKAVTVLIRAADAVHDAIKRDVAGYGLNATEFSVLELLYHQGRQPIQAIGKRVLIASSSITYVVDKLEHKGYVEREACKEDRRVTYALLTDNGQELMKRIFPEHEQQMDKVFAGLGQEEVAELIEKLKKVGYEAQDSMEPKDRILKDKERYA; this comes from the coding sequence ATGGAGTTCTCCAACCAGAACCTGAAAGCTGTGACGGTTTTGATTCGCGCCGCGGATGCGGTCCATGACGCCATTAAACGCGACGTTGCGGGATATGGCTTGAACGCGACCGAATTCTCGGTGCTCGAACTGCTCTACCATCAAGGCCGGCAACCGATACAGGCAATTGGCAAGAGAGTGTTGATTGCAAGCAGCAGCATCACCTACGTGGTCGATAAACTTGAGCACAAAGGCTATGTCGAACGGGAAGCGTGCAAAGAAGACCGGCGCGTGACTTATGCCCTTTTGACGGACAATGGCCAGGAATTGATGAAGCGGATTTTCCCTGAACATGAACAGCAAATGGATAAAGTGTTTGCCGGGCTTGGGCAAGAGGAAGTAGCAGAGTTGATCGAGAAGCTGAAAAAAGTCGGCTACGAAGCACAAGACAGTATGGAACCGAAAGATAGAATATTAAAAGACAAGGAGCGGTATGCATGA
- a CDS encoding O-methyltransferase: MEKINSYINKVFVEQDEVLEGVLAAINANGMRPISVSPASGKLLTMLVAMTASERVLEIGALGGYSGICLARGFGSKGHLTSLELEQDYAELANTQLIKAGFDGQVNYLTGPALESLAQLKGQGRTFDFFFIDADKENYENYLAACLELAENEALIVADNVLAGGSVAHAGEERQHTEFMKKFNETAARHPQLESMLLPVGDGLLVSKVKK; encoded by the coding sequence ATGGAAAAAATCAATTCGTATATCAATAAAGTGTTTGTCGAGCAAGATGAAGTGCTGGAAGGCGTGCTTGCCGCCATCAACGCAAACGGAATGCGACCAATTTCCGTATCGCCGGCGTCCGGAAAACTGCTTACGATGCTTGTAGCGATGACGGCATCGGAACGGGTATTGGAAATTGGCGCGCTCGGCGGCTATAGCGGCATTTGCCTAGCGCGGGGCTTTGGCTCCAAAGGTCATTTGACTTCGCTGGAATTGGAGCAGGACTATGCAGAATTGGCAAACACCCAGTTGATAAAGGCGGGGTTCGATGGGCAAGTCAACTATCTGACTGGACCTGCCTTGGAGAGCTTAGCGCAACTGAAAGGCCAGGGGCGGACATTCGATTTCTTTTTCATCGATGCAGATAAGGAGAATTACGAAAACTATTTAGCCGCTTGCTTGGAACTTGCAGAAAATGAGGCACTGATCGTCGCCGATAATGTCCTGGCAGGAGGAAGTGTGGCACATGCGGGTGAAGAGCGTCAGCACACCGAGTTCATGAAGAAGTTCAACGAAACGGCTGCAAGGCATCCGCAATTGGAGTCGATGCTGCTGCCGGTCGGCGATGGATTGCTCGTGTCAAAAGTGAAAAAATAA
- a CDS encoding ring-cleaving dioxygenase: MNELKGIHHVTAITSSAEKNYEFFTYVLGMRLVKKTVNQDDIQTYHLFFADDKGSAGTDMTFFDFPGIPKGTHGTNEIYKTAFRVPTDEALSYWEKRFDKYEVQHTAITEQFGVKTLSFADFDDQQYMLVSDENNEGVQAGTPWQQGPVPLEFAITGLGPIHIRIGQFDYLKEVLEKAMHMREIANEGQLHLFEMGEGGNGAQVIVEHNAELPSGQQGFGTVHHAAFRVADREALNEWIGHMQEIGFSTSGYVDRFFFESLYARVAPGLLFEWATDGPGFMGDEPYETLGEKLSLPPFLEPKREQIESMVRPIDTERSTKKIDKEYL; encoded by the coding sequence ATGAACGAATTGAAAGGGATCCACCATGTAACGGCGATTACGAGCAGCGCCGAGAAGAACTATGAATTTTTTACGTATGTATTGGGCATGAGATTGGTCAAGAAAACGGTGAACCAAGATGATATCCAAACCTATCACTTGTTTTTCGCCGACGATAAAGGCTCTGCCGGGACGGATATGACTTTCTTTGATTTTCCGGGAATCCCGAAAGGCACTCACGGCACGAACGAAATTTACAAGACGGCTTTCCGTGTGCCGACGGACGAAGCGCTTAGCTATTGGGAAAAACGTTTCGACAAATACGAAGTGCAGCATACGGCCATAACCGAGCAATTCGGCGTCAAAACTTTGTCGTTCGCCGACTTCGATGACCAGCAATATATGCTCGTATCGGACGAGAACAACGAAGGCGTACAAGCCGGCACGCCGTGGCAGCAGGGGCCGGTCCCGCTTGAATTTGCCATCACCGGCCTTGGCCCGATCCATATCCGCATCGGCCAATTCGATTACTTAAAGGAAGTATTGGAAAAAGCAATGCATATGCGCGAGATTGCCAACGAGGGGCAACTTCATTTATTCGAGATGGGCGAAGGCGGCAACGGTGCGCAAGTAATCGTCGAACATAATGCAGAATTGCCATCGGGCCAGCAAGGCTTCGGCACGGTGCATCACGCCGCCTTCCGTGTGGCGGATCGCGAAGCGTTGAATGAATGGATCGGCCATATGCAGGAGATAGGATTCTCGACTTCCGGCTATGTGGACCGCTTCTTCTTTGAATCATTGTACGCACGGGTCGCACCCGGGTTGTTGTTCGAATGGGCAACGGATGGCCCAGGCTTCATGGGCGACGAGCCATATGAAACACTCGGGGAGAAACTCTCTTTGCCGCCGTTCTTGGAACCGAAGCGCGAACAGATTGAAAGCATGGTGCGCCCGATCGATACCGAGCGCAGCACGAAGAAGATCGATAAAGAATACCTATAA
- a CDS encoding alpha/beta hydrolase, with the protein MTHNFDVLPGAEPFISEGGKTGILVSHGFTGTTQSMRPLAEAFANEGYSVYAPRLKGHGTHYEDMETSTYQDWIASVEEAYAWLSERCDQIFVAGLSMGGTLALYMAENHPEIRAISLINAAVEVPDMEGVKELQDVRFLDAIGSDIKKTGITELAYDKTPVASVKEILSFMDLVRKNLSAIHCPTLLFVSPEDHVVPPANSTFIFDHISSEEKDLIEMPDSYHVATLDHDQQRIIDGTLAFFRKYE; encoded by the coding sequence ATGACACACAATTTCGATGTACTTCCCGGCGCAGAGCCGTTCATTTCCGAAGGCGGGAAAACGGGAATCCTCGTCTCACACGGCTTTACCGGCACGACTCAAAGCATGCGCCCGCTTGCCGAGGCTTTCGCGAACGAAGGATATAGCGTCTATGCCCCACGCCTTAAAGGGCATGGCACGCATTATGAAGATATGGAAACAAGCACGTATCAAGATTGGATCGCTTCTGTCGAAGAGGCATACGCTTGGCTGTCGGAGCGCTGCGATCAGATTTTCGTGGCAGGCTTGTCGATGGGCGGTACGCTCGCGCTTTATATGGCGGAAAACCATCCGGAGATCCGCGCCATTTCCTTGATCAACGCCGCCGTTGAAGTCCCGGACATGGAAGGCGTCAAGGAGTTGCAGGATGTGCGCTTTTTGGACGCCATTGGTTCCGATATCAAAAAAACGGGAATCACTGAGCTTGCCTACGACAAAACACCGGTCGCTTCGGTCAAGGAGATTCTGTCCTTCATGGATTTGGTGCGAAAAAACCTGTCGGCCATCCATTGCCCGACGCTGCTGTTCGTCTCACCGGAAGACCATGTCGTTCCGCCGGCTAATTCAACATTCATTTTTGATCATATTTCATCTGAGGAAAAAGACCTTATCGAAATGCCGGATAGCTACCATGTGGCGACGCTTGATCACGACCAGCAACGGATCATCGACGGTACGCTCGCCTTTTTCCGCAAATACGAATAA
- the ribH gene encoding 6,7-dimethyl-8-ribityllumazine synthase: METVYEANLIGSDLKIAIVTGRFNDFITSRLLDGAVDGLVRHGVNKENIDTAWVPGAFELPLVAKKMAETKKYDAVIALGTVIRGSTTHYDYVCSEAAKGIAQAGMSTGVPVIFGVLTTETIEQAIERAGTKAGNKGYEAAVSAVEMGNLMKAFD; encoded by the coding sequence ATGGAAACAGTTTACGAAGCAAATTTGATCGGATCGGATTTAAAAATAGCAATCGTTACAGGCAGGTTCAATGATTTCATCACCTCGCGCTTGTTGGATGGCGCCGTCGACGGCTTGGTGCGTCATGGCGTCAACAAAGAAAACATCGACACTGCCTGGGTGCCGGGGGCATTTGAATTGCCGCTAGTCGCGAAGAAAATGGCGGAAACAAAAAAATACGATGCGGTTATCGCACTCGGCACCGTGATCCGCGGTTCGACGACGCATTACGATTATGTCTGCAGCGAAGCGGCGAAAGGCATTGCACAAGCCGGCATGTCGACGGGTGTTCCGGTCATTTTCGGCGTATTGACGACAGAAACGATTGAACAGGCGATTGAACGCGCTGGCACGAAAGCCGGAAACAAAGGCTACGAAGCGGCGGTCTCTGCAGTTGAAATGGGCAATTTGATGAAAGCATTCGACTGA
- a CDS encoding sodium:solute symporter family protein: protein MDSQFLVSLVLILATFGLYIGIAVYNMARQTSDFYVAGRNVPAVFNGMAIGADWMSAASFIGMAGTVMLLGYDGLAYIMGWTGGYLLLTFLLAPQLRKSGRYTVPEFIGDRYSSSTARLIAAVATIIISFTYSIGQLSGSGVVIGRLLEVPTAVGTIIGVVLIAFYSALGGMKGITWTQVAQYLVLIIAYLIPVIFMSLQLTSNPIPWLSYGQIIGELQQLDQQLGVSEYVVPFTEATKWQFLALMFTLMAGTAGLPHVIVRFYTVSTMKAARWSGAWALLFIGLLYLSAPAYAAFSRFILMTQVAGSSIADLPAWTTSWVNTGSLSVADTNGDGILQWEEIVISNDIVVMATPEIANLGVFVIGLMAAGAMAAALSTAGGLMIAISAALSQDIYYRSINPKATESQRLLVGRASIIIATVAAGIVALNPPGAITQIVAWAFALASGTFFPALILGVWWRRANGPGVIAGMLVGLTVTLTYIFAAKFGGFTILGIIDTGAGVFGATAAILTIIIVSLATKPPSKETQEEVLDLRYPEGMTYKDGEVWRTDPVETKRPEH, encoded by the coding sequence GTGGATTCACAATTTCTCGTATCACTTGTATTGATCCTGGCAACATTCGGCTTGTACATCGGCATCGCCGTCTACAATATGGCCAGGCAAACATCCGACTTTTACGTAGCGGGACGCAATGTTCCTGCCGTGTTCAACGGGATGGCGATCGGCGCCGACTGGATGAGCGCCGCGTCGTTCATCGGGATGGCCGGGACGGTCATGTTGCTTGGATATGACGGCCTTGCCTATATCATGGGCTGGACAGGCGGGTATTTGCTTTTGACTTTCCTATTGGCGCCGCAGCTCCGGAAATCGGGGCGCTACACGGTACCGGAGTTTATCGGCGACCGTTATAGCAGCAGCACCGCGCGCTTGATCGCGGCCGTTGCGACCATCATTATCAGTTTTACATATTCGATCGGGCAGCTCTCGGGATCCGGCGTCGTCATCGGCCGGCTTTTGGAAGTGCCGACAGCTGTCGGGACGATCATTGGCGTTGTCTTGATCGCTTTCTACTCGGCGCTTGGCGGAATGAAAGGGATTACGTGGACGCAGGTGGCGCAATACCTGGTCTTGATCATCGCCTATTTAATCCCTGTTATTTTCATGTCGCTGCAATTGACGAGCAACCCGATTCCATGGCTGTCTTACGGGCAAATTATCGGAGAACTCCAGCAACTCGATCAGCAGCTTGGCGTCTCTGAATACGTCGTGCCGTTTACGGAAGCGACCAAATGGCAATTTCTTGCACTCATGTTTACATTGATGGCCGGGACAGCGGGGTTGCCTCATGTTATCGTGCGGTTCTACACGGTTTCTACAATGAAAGCAGCCCGTTGGAGCGGCGCGTGGGCGTTATTATTCATCGGTTTACTGTACTTGTCTGCACCGGCTTACGCGGCATTTTCACGTTTCATCCTGATGACTCAAGTAGCCGGCTCTTCAATAGCTGACCTTCCCGCTTGGACAACATCTTGGGTCAATACCGGCTCATTGTCGGTAGCTGATACAAACGGCGATGGCATCCTGCAATGGGAAGAAATCGTCATCAGCAACGACATCGTGGTCATGGCAACGCCTGAAATCGCCAATCTCGGTGTCTTCGTTATTGGTTTGATGGCTGCAGGCGCGATGGCTGCGGCACTTTCAACAGCGGGTGGGCTGATGATTGCGATTTCAGCTGCTTTGTCCCAGGACATCTATTATCGTTCGATAAATCCAAAAGCGACGGAGAGCCAACGTCTGCTCGTTGGCCGCGCATCGATTATCATCGCGACTGTCGCAGCCGGCATCGTGGCACTGAATCCACCTGGCGCAATCACGCAGATCGTGGCATGGGCATTTGCGCTTGCATCCGGAACGTTCTTCCCGGCGCTGATTCTCGGGGTATGGTGGAGACGGGCAAACGGGCCAGGGGTCATCGCCGGCATGCTGGTCGGTTTGACGGTCACCTTGACGTATATTTTTGCGGCTAAATTCGGCGGCTTTACGATTCTCGGCATTATCGATACAGGCGCAGGGGTCTTCGGGGCCACGGCGGCGATCCTGACGATCATCATCGTTTCACTAGCGACGAAGCCGCCATCGAAAGAAACGCAGGAAGAAGTTCTGGACTTGCGCTATCCAGAAGGCATGACATATAAAGACGGTGAAGTATGGCGCACCGACCCGGTCGAAACTAAACGTCCGGAGCATTGA
- a CDS encoding PaaI family thioesterase, producing the protein MQNVQEYTQLIEQFENGPYFQLLGFEIDRVEYGKASMRLEKKPENDNMQNMLHGGAIMSGIDIVMGLASRSLGSDAVSTIQMEVRFIKSLAEGTAIFHAELLHQTNSTAILTGRVVSEQDELLAYSTGTFKL; encoded by the coding sequence GTGCAAAACGTACAGGAATATACGCAATTGATCGAGCAGTTCGAGAACGGCCCTTATTTCCAGTTGCTCGGTTTTGAAATCGACCGAGTGGAGTATGGCAAGGCGTCCATGCGCTTGGAGAAAAAACCCGAAAATGACAATATGCAAAATATGCTGCACGGTGGCGCAATCATGTCGGGAATCGATATCGTGATGGGCCTTGCCTCACGGTCGCTCGGAAGCGACGCGGTTTCGACGATTCAAATGGAAGTTCGCTTCATCAAAAGCTTGGCAGAAGGAACGGCCATTTTCCACGCTGAATTGCTGCATCAGACGAACAGTACAGCGATATTGACGGGGCGTGTGGTCAGCGAGCAAGATGAATTACTGGCGTATAGCACCGGCACTTTTAAATTATAA
- a CDS encoding TIGR04104 family putative zinc finger protein, whose amino-acid sequence MPKCQNCGTTWTWGQTVCRLFTLGDSLTCPACRQAQYVSMESRKKTSLFVFAAPLIMFISVAFGIDPFVSLALFLASFLVIMGIYPFFIELTDERGPMW is encoded by the coding sequence ATGCCGAAATGCCAAAATTGCGGAACGACGTGGACGTGGGGGCAGACTGTCTGTCGGCTTTTCACACTGGGGGATAGCTTGACCTGCCCAGCTTGCCGGCAAGCGCAATACGTTTCCATGGAATCGCGGAAAAAGACCAGCTTGTTTGTCTTTGCCGCTCCGCTCATCATGTTCATTTCGGTTGCTTTCGGCATTGACCCGTTTGTTTCCCTTGCCTTATTCCTGGCTTCCTTTTTAGTAATCATGGGCATTTACCCATTCTTTATCGAATTGACAGACGAGCGCGGGCCGATGTGGTGA
- a CDS encoding siderophore ABC transporter substrate-binding protein, translated as MKKWITAILVLMMFAVLAACGAEEEATDSQTAEAQTTEAETMTVKHELGETEVPKNPEKVVVFDFGILDTLDQLGVESVAGVAQGNIPTYLEQYEDTEKYENIGTLKEADFEAIHAMDPDLIIISGRQAEMYNEFSDIAPTIHLGVDTTDYMNSFTTNMETVGEIFGKEAEVEEELAAINEQIEGIKAKTATSDEKGLIVLANEGKVSAYGAASRFGIIHDVFGVKQADEGIEASTHGQSITYEYILDTNPDMMFVVDRNAAVGNDASAKDSLENELVQKTNAYQNDKIIYLDPDYWYLSGGGLQSVSEMVNAIESAF; from the coding sequence ATGAAGAAATGGATAACGGCAATTTTGGTATTAATGATGTTTGCAGTTCTCGCAGCTTGCGGGGCAGAGGAAGAAGCGACAGACAGCCAAACGGCAGAAGCACAAACTACGGAAGCGGAAACAATGACAGTGAAACACGAACTAGGCGAGACGGAAGTTCCGAAAAACCCTGAGAAAGTCGTCGTGTTCGATTTCGGGATTCTCGATACACTCGATCAATTGGGCGTGGAGTCTGTGGCAGGCGTTGCACAAGGGAATATTCCTACATATTTGGAGCAATACGAGGACACTGAGAAATACGAAAATATCGGCACCTTGAAAGAAGCGGATTTTGAAGCGATCCACGCCATGGACCCGGACTTGATCATCATTTCCGGCCGCCAAGCGGAAATGTATAACGAGTTCAGCGACATCGCACCGACTATTCACTTGGGCGTAGACACAACGGATTATATGAACTCGTTCACAACGAATATGGAAACGGTCGGGGAAATTTTCGGCAAAGAAGCGGAAGTTGAAGAAGAGCTTGCAGCCATTAACGAACAAATCGAAGGCATCAAAGCGAAAACAGCGACTTCTGATGAAAAAGGCTTGATCGTCCTGGCCAATGAAGGGAAAGTCAGTGCATACGGTGCAGCTTCACGTTTCGGCATCATCCATGACGTGTTCGGCGTCAAACAAGCGGACGAAGGCATCGAAGCTTCCACGCACGGCCAAAGCATTACGTATGAATACATCCTCGATACGAACCCTGACATGATGTTCGTCGTCGACCGCAATGCAGCAGTCGGCAATGACGCAAGCGCGAAAGATTCATTGGAAAATGAATTGGTCCAGAAAACGAACGCTTATCAAAACGATAAGATCATTTACTTGGATCCGGATTATTGGTACCTATCCGGCGGCGGGCTGCAGTCTGTCAGCGAAATGGTCAACGCTATCGAATCTGCATTCTAA
- a CDS encoding DUF4212 domain-containing protein, with the protein MRKIDKKQADAYFRTRTTLVTIYLLIGFSASFGVVMFAEELSGFSVNGMPFHYFMGAQGAVLTFIILLFVNAIVNDRIDKKFGLDQDLEDKK; encoded by the coding sequence TTGAGGAAGATCGATAAAAAACAAGCAGATGCGTATTTCCGGACTCGTACCACGTTGGTCACCATCTATTTATTGATCGGGTTTTCGGCATCTTTCGGGGTCGTCATGTTCGCGGAGGAATTATCGGGCTTCAGCGTCAATGGAATGCCTTTCCATTATTTCATGGGAGCGCAAGGGGCGGTGTTGACCTTCATCATTCTGCTGTTTGTTAATGCCATCGTCAACGACCGGATCGACAAGAAATTTGGTTTGGACCAAGACTTGGAAGACAAGAAATAG
- the ribE gene encoding riboflavin synthase, producing MFTGIIEETGQLAGIKRGASSMEMTIRANAVLEETKIGDSISVEGVCLTVTSLSSGRFTVDVMPETFHGTTLSSLGTSSAVNLERAMAANGRFGGHLVAGHIDGVGKILRKRPQENAMYIDIAAPPELLAQSIVKGSVAIDGISLTIFELSENHLTVSLIPHTAGETTLGSKKVGDSVNLETDMFGKYVQRFMEHAPKQPMNADYLRRHGF from the coding sequence ATGTTTACAGGCATTATTGAAGAAACCGGACAACTCGCCGGTATCAAGCGCGGCGCTTCGAGCATGGAAATGACGATCCGAGCAAATGCTGTCCTGGAAGAAACGAAAATCGGCGACAGCATCTCAGTGGAGGGTGTCTGCCTGACGGTGACTTCATTGTCAAGCGGACGTTTCACGGTGGATGTCATGCCGGAAACATTCCACGGCACGACCCTTTCTTCATTGGGCACATCCAGTGCCGTCAATTTGGAACGTGCCATGGCGGCGAATGGTCGTTTCGGCGGGCATCTTGTCGCGGGCCACATCGACGGGGTCGGCAAGATCTTGCGCAAGCGCCCACAGGAAAATGCCATGTATATCGATATAGCGGCGCCTCCTGAATTGCTTGCGCAGTCAATCGTCAAAGGGTCCGTCGCGATTGACGGCATCAGCTTAACTATCTTTGAACTCAGCGAAAATCATTTGACCGTTTCGCTCATCCCACATACAGCGGGAGAAACGACTTTGGGCAGCAAAAAAGTGGGCGATTCGGTCAATCTCGAAACCGATATGTTCGGGAAGTACGTGCAGCGTTTTATGGAGCATGCGCCAAAACAACCGATGAACGCCGATTATTTGCGGCGCCACGGATTTTAA
- a CDS encoding bifunctional 3,4-dihydroxy-2-butanone-4-phosphate synthase/GTP cyclohydrolase II: protein MLNTIEEAVKDLQAGKVIILVDDESRENEGDFVCLAEHATPENINFMATHGRGLICTPVSPDIALRLKLDQMVSHNTDHHETAFTVSIDHKDAKTGISAFERSDTILQMLDTKAVPQDFKRPGHVFPLVAKSGGVFQRQGHTEASVDLARLSGSEPAAVICEIMNLDGTMSRMPDLEKLAEQFDIKIITIEDLYAYRAEKDPLLKRESSVHMPTDFGEFRMVGYSNRLDTEEHVAIVKGNPESVEAPIVRIHSECLTGDIFHSRRCDCGAQLTKSLELIEQAGAGIVLYMRQEGRGIGLLNKLKAYELQEQGLDTVEANEQLGFPAEMRDYTLCALMLKDLGVSRVRLLTNNPAKTDALIEYGIEVEERLALVIPPTEDNTQYMKTKKQRMHHLID, encoded by the coding sequence ATGCTAAATACAATTGAAGAAGCAGTAAAGGATTTGCAGGCAGGAAAAGTCATTATTCTGGTAGATGACGAATCGAGGGAGAACGAAGGCGATTTTGTCTGTCTTGCAGAACATGCGACGCCTGAGAATATCAATTTCATGGCAACGCACGGCAGGGGGCTCATCTGCACGCCGGTCTCGCCGGATATCGCCTTGCGCCTGAAACTCGACCAAATGGTCAGCCATAATACCGATCACCACGAAACGGCATTTACCGTCAGCATCGACCATAAAGATGCCAAGACGGGCATCAGTGCCTTTGAACGGTCGGACACGATCTTGCAGATGCTCGATACGAAAGCCGTGCCGCAGGATTTCAAACGGCCGGGGCACGTCTTCCCGCTTGTCGCAAAATCGGGCGGCGTTTTCCAGCGCCAAGGCCACACGGAAGCGTCAGTCGATTTGGCACGTCTTAGCGGCAGCGAACCGGCAGCGGTCATTTGTGAAATCATGAATCTTGACGGTACGATGTCGCGCATGCCCGACTTGGAAAAGTTGGCGGAGCAGTTCGATATCAAAATCATCACGATCGAGGATCTCTATGCCTATCGTGCAGAGAAAGACCCGCTCCTCAAGCGGGAATCGAGTGTCCACATGCCGACGGACTTCGGTGAATTCCGCATGGTGGGCTATTCCAACCGCCTGGATACAGAAGAGCATGTCGCCATCGTTAAAGGCAATCCGGAATCGGTGGAAGCGCCGATCGTACGCATCCATTCAGAATGCTTGACCGGCGATATTTTTCACTCGCGCCGCTGCGATTGCGGCGCCCAGCTTACGAAATCGCTCGAGCTGATCGAACAAGCGGGAGCTGGAATCGTCCTCTATATGCGCCAGGAAGGGCGGGGCATTGGCTTGTTGAACAAGCTGAAAGCGTATGAACTGCAAGAACAGGGCTTGGATACCGTCGAAGCCAATGAACAGCTGGGCTTCCCGGCGGAAATGCGCGATTATACATTATGCGCTTTGATGTTGAAAGATCTGGGCGTGTCGCGCGTCAGGCTGCTGACGAACAATCCAGCCAAGACAGATGCGCTTATCGAATACGGCATCGAAGTGGAAGAACGGCTTGCGCTCGTCATCCCGCCGACTGAAGACAACACGCAATACATGAAAACGAAAAAACAACGAATGCATCATCTAATCGACTAA
- the ribD gene encoding bifunctional diaminohydroxyphosphoribosylaminopyrimidine deaminase/5-amino-6-(5-phosphoribosylamino)uracil reductase RibD, whose amino-acid sequence MDDQQIMKQTLELARSAAGQTSPNPLVGSVIVKDGRIIGMGAHLKAGQAHAEIHALNMAGSEARGADLYVTLEPCSHHGRTGPCADAIIQAGIRRVVVAVLDPNPLVSGQGIKKLENAGVIVETGVCEQEAAELNRMFFTFIRKKRPFVTLKHAITLDGKIAVDGGRSEKITGPEVQRDVHQLRLLHDAILVGAQTVALDNPRLTNRFADSQRQPIRVILDRHLRLPKESHIIQVPDAPTWIIVGSQADIDSRGAFPDHVRILQLDTPDVEIAAALELLAEHKVLSVLVEGGQKINTAFLKSGQVDEIATYIAPIILGGEGTVSVFGDLQTSSVSNGIRLETQKVERLGTDLKIISTLKE is encoded by the coding sequence GTGGACGACCAGCAAATCATGAAGCAAACACTGGAGCTGGCGCGATCAGCTGCTGGGCAGACGTCCCCCAACCCGCTCGTGGGGTCGGTGATCGTCAAAGATGGCCGCATCATCGGTATGGGCGCGCATCTAAAAGCGGGACAGGCGCATGCAGAAATCCATGCGCTGAATATGGCAGGCAGTGAAGCGCGAGGCGCGGATTTGTATGTGACGCTGGAGCCTTGCAGCCATCATGGCCGGACAGGCCCTTGCGCAGACGCGATCATCCAAGCTGGCATTCGCCGTGTCGTCGTCGCTGTACTGGACCCGAACCCGCTCGTTTCAGGCCAAGGTATCAAAAAGCTTGAAAACGCCGGGGTTATTGTAGAGACCGGCGTCTGCGAGCAGGAAGCTGCAGAGCTGAACCGGATGTTCTTCACCTTTATCCGCAAAAAGCGGCCGTTCGTCACATTGAAGCACGCGATTACGCTGGACGGCAAAATCGCTGTAGACGGCGGCCGTTCGGAGAAAATCACGGGGCCTGAAGTGCAGCGCGATGTCCACCAACTGCGTTTGCTGCACGACGCCATCCTCGTTGGCGCACAGACGGTTGCACTTGATAACCCCCGCTTGACCAATCGGTTTGCCGACTCCCAGAGGCAGCCGATCCGCGTCATCTTGGATCGCCATTTGCGCCTCCCGAAAGAGAGCCACATTATTCAAGTACCTGATGCCCCTACTTGGATTATCGTCGGATCACAAGCCGATATTGACAGCCGCGGCGCATTTCCGGACCATGTACGCATTTTGCAACTGGATACGCCGGATGTGGAAATCGCCGCTGCACTGGAATTGCTTGCCGAGCATAAGGTGTTATCAGTCCTTGTGGAAGGCGGCCAAAAAATCAATACCGCTTTCTTGAAAAGCGGGCAAGTAGACGAAATTGCTACGTATATCGCACCGATTATTCTCGGCGGCGAAGGAACCGTTTCCGTATTCGGTGATCTGCAAACCAGTTCCGTGTCAAACGGCATTCGCTTGGAGACGCAGAAGGTGGAACGCCTCGGAACGGATCTGAAGATCATCTCCACATTAAAGGAGTGA